In Streptomyces puniciscabiei, a single genomic region encodes these proteins:
- a CDS encoding response regulator transcription factor, translated as MRVVIAEDSVLLREGLTRLLTDRGHDVVAGVGDAEALVKTVADLDAQGELPDVVVADVRMPPTHTDEGVRAAVRLRKAHPGLGVLVLSQYVEERYATELLAGSSRGVGYLLKDRVAEVREFVDAVVRVAGGGTALDPEVVAQLLGRSRKQDVLAGLTPREREVLGLMAEGRTNSAIAKQLVVSDGAVEKHVSNIFLKLGLAPSDGDHRRVLAVLTYLNS; from the coding sequence GTGCGGGTGGTCATCGCCGAGGACTCAGTGCTGCTCAGGGAGGGCCTGACCCGGCTGCTGACCGACCGCGGGCACGATGTCGTGGCCGGCGTCGGGGACGCGGAGGCGCTGGTGAAGACCGTCGCCGACCTGGATGCACAGGGCGAGCTGCCCGACGTCGTGGTGGCGGACGTACGGATGCCGCCGACGCACACCGACGAGGGCGTCCGGGCGGCCGTACGGCTGCGGAAGGCCCATCCGGGGCTCGGGGTGCTGGTGCTTTCGCAGTACGTGGAGGAGCGCTACGCCACCGAACTGCTGGCCGGATCCAGCCGGGGCGTGGGCTATCTGCTCAAGGACCGGGTCGCCGAGGTGCGCGAGTTCGTGGACGCGGTGGTGCGGGTGGCCGGGGGCGGTACGGCGCTGGATCCCGAGGTGGTCGCGCAGCTGCTCGGCCGCAGCCGCAAGCAGGACGTGCTGGCGGGGCTGACCCCGCGGGAGCGCGAGGTGCTGGGGCTGATGGCGGAGGGACGCACGAACTCGGCGATCGCCAAGCAGCTGGTGGTCAGCGACGGCGCGGTGGAGAAGCACGTCAGCAACATCTTCCTGAAGCTCGGACTGGCGCCGAGCGATGGTGATCACCGGCGTGTTCTGGCCGTACTGACCTATCTGAACTCCTGA
- a CDS encoding sensor histidine kinase, producing the protein MATEYGHGYGYGREDGRSAGTGHRLPAALRAPFEARTWREFGYVLLSLPISIVLFTWTVTMASLGAGLLVTFLGVPVLAAALAGCRGFGALERARARGLLRLEVAEPEPLRMRGPGALAWMGAVLKSGTSWRNLLYALLQFPWAVFTFSVALSLWSMALSLLTYPLWFWVFPMYGGQGGLQLYGDEHHSVYLDNPFEITVTALVGLVFTLATPWIVRALTTVDGLLVRGLLGPSPLSARVVQLESDRGVVVDAAAADLRRIERDLHDGAQARLVNLAMDLGLAKEKLREDPRAAARMVDDAHGEVKTALQELRDLARGIHPAVLTDRGLDAALSSVASRCTVPVRVEVDLPARPAPAIEGIAYFTVSELLQNISKHSRARSASVDVWRTEDRLMLQVIDDGVGGADAARGSGLAGLAGRLDAVDGVLVVDSPAGGPTRVIAELPWRT; encoded by the coding sequence ATGGCCACGGAGTACGGACACGGGTACGGGTACGGGCGGGAGGACGGAAGGTCCGCCGGAACCGGCCATCGGCTGCCCGCCGCGCTGCGGGCGCCGTTCGAGGCGCGCACCTGGCGTGAGTTCGGCTATGTGCTGCTGAGCCTGCCGATCTCGATCGTGCTGTTCACCTGGACGGTGACCATGGCCTCGCTCGGCGCGGGCCTGCTGGTGACCTTCCTCGGCGTCCCGGTGCTCGCGGCGGCGCTCGCCGGCTGCCGCGGCTTCGGCGCGCTGGAGCGGGCGCGGGCGCGCGGGCTGCTGCGGCTGGAGGTGGCCGAGCCGGAGCCGCTGCGGATGCGCGGGCCGGGCGCGCTGGCCTGGATGGGTGCGGTGCTCAAGAGCGGCACCTCCTGGCGCAACCTGCTGTACGCGCTGCTGCAGTTCCCGTGGGCCGTGTTCACGTTCTCGGTGGCGCTGAGCCTGTGGTCGATGGCCCTGTCGCTGCTGACGTACCCGCTGTGGTTCTGGGTCTTCCCGATGTACGGCGGCCAGGGCGGGCTTCAGCTGTACGGCGACGAGCACCACAGCGTCTATCTCGACAACCCCTTCGAGATCACCGTGACGGCACTGGTCGGGCTGGTGTTCACGCTGGCCACGCCGTGGATCGTACGGGCCCTGACGACGGTGGACGGGCTGCTGGTCCGAGGTCTGCTGGGGCCGTCGCCGCTGTCGGCACGGGTGGTTCAGCTGGAGTCGGACCGTGGGGTCGTGGTCGACGCGGCCGCCGCCGATCTGCGGCGCATCGAGCGGGACCTGCACGACGGCGCCCAGGCGCGGCTGGTCAACCTGGCCATGGACCTGGGGCTGGCGAAGGAGAAACTCCGGGAGGACCCGCGGGCGGCGGCGCGGATGGTGGACGACGCGCACGGCGAGGTGAAGACGGCGCTGCAGGAGCTGCGCGACCTCGCCCGCGGCATCCACCCGGCCGTGCTGACCGACCGGGGCCTGGACGCGGCGCTGTCCTCGGTCGCCTCCCGCTGCACGGTGCCGGTGCGGGTGGAGGTCGATCTGCCGGCCCGCCCCGCGCCGGCCATCGAGGGCATCGCCTACTTCACCGTCTCCGAGCTGCTGCAGAACATCAGCAAGCACAGCCGGGCCCGTTCCGCCTCGGTGGACGTGTGGCGCACGGAGGACCGGCTGATGCTGCAGGTGATCGACGACGGTGTCGGCGGCGCGGACGCCGCCCGCGGCTCGGGCCTGGCCGGTCTCGCCGGCCGCCTGGACGCGGTGGACGGCGTCCTCGTGGTGGACTCCCCGGCCGGCGGCCCCACCCGGGTGATCGCGGAACTGCCCTGGCGGACCTGA
- a CDS encoding sensor histidine kinase, with protein sequence MTATSSAVGRSDGTDQLPPLRPAYDAHTWKEILYLLLNLPVTVFGFVYAVTALSVGGSLTITVVGLPLLALSLLGSRQLGKLERARARRLLGLRVEEPTPLPLARTGGLTQRLWMALKDPVGWRTLLYDLIRLPWGILTFCTVLTSLFVLWPVLPYLARGLANVDRFMVRGLLSPSDELERRIAELESDRGVVVDTAAADLRRIERDLHDGAQARLVNLAMGLGLAKEKLLEDPDSAAAMVEEAHGEVKLALQELRDLARGIHPAVLTDRGLDAALSSVASRCTVPVKVTVDLPDRPAPAIEGIAYFTVSELLQNISKHSRARSASVDVWRTEDRLFMQVRDDGRGGARLDGGTGMRGLAERLGAVDGLFVLDSPPGGPTVVTAELPWRDRTE encoded by the coding sequence ATGACCGCTACCAGCTCCGCCGTCGGCCGGTCCGACGGCACCGACCAGCTGCCCCCGCTCCGGCCGGCGTACGACGCGCACACCTGGAAGGAGATCCTGTATCTCCTGCTGAACCTGCCGGTGACGGTGTTCGGCTTCGTGTACGCGGTCACCGCGCTGTCCGTCGGCGGGTCCCTGACGATCACGGTCGTCGGCCTTCCGCTGCTGGCGCTCAGCCTGCTGGGCTCCCGGCAGCTGGGGAAGCTGGAGCGGGCCCGCGCCCGGCGGCTGCTCGGATTGCGGGTGGAGGAGCCGACTCCGCTGCCGCTCGCCAGGACCGGCGGGCTGACGCAGCGGCTGTGGATGGCGCTGAAGGACCCGGTGGGCTGGCGGACACTGCTGTACGACCTCATCCGGCTGCCCTGGGGCATCCTCACCTTCTGCACCGTGCTGACCTCGCTGTTCGTGCTGTGGCCGGTGCTGCCGTATCTGGCGCGCGGCCTGGCGAACGTGGACCGGTTCATGGTGCGCGGGCTGCTGTCGCCCTCGGACGAGCTGGAGCGCCGTATCGCCGAGCTGGAGTCGGACCGCGGGGTCGTGGTCGACACGGCCGCCGCCGATCTGCGGCGCATCGAGCGGGACCTGCACGACGGCGCCCAGGCGCGGCTGGTCAACCTGGCCATGGGGCTCGGCCTGGCCAAGGAGAAGCTGCTGGAGGATCCCGACTCGGCGGCGGCGATGGTGGAGGAGGCGCACGGCGAGGTGAAGCTGGCCCTGCAGGAGCTGCGCGACCTCGCCCGCGGCATCCATCCGGCCGTGCTGACCGACCGGGGCCTGGACGCGGCCCTGTCCTCGGTCGCCTCCCGCTGCACGGTGCCGGTGAAGGTGACCGTGGACCTGCCGGACCGCCCGGCCCCCGCCATCGAGGGCATCGCCTACTTCACCGTCTCCGAGCTGCTGCAGAACATCAGCAAGCACAGCCGGGCCCGGTCCGCCTCGGTGGACGTGTGGCGCACGGAGGACCGGCTCTTCATGCAGGTCCGGGACGACGGCCGGGGCGGCGCCCGCCTCGACGGCGGCACCGGCATGCGCGGCCTCGCGGAGCGACTGGGCGCGGTGGACGGCCTGTTCGTCCTCGACTCGCCTCCCGGGGGCCCGACGGTGGTCACGGCGGAGCTGCCGTGGCGTGACCGGACGGAGTAA